From the genome of Actinomycetota bacterium:
GATATACGGGAAACCCCGGCTCGCTCTTCCAGACCTGGCTCCTCATCCAGAACACCGCGGCAGGGAGAAAACCCGTGCGCGTGGAGTACGTCCTGCGGGGAGGGGGGGTCATCCCCCAGGACCTGGTACTGGAGCCCCACTCCCGCAACACCGTCTATGCCAACGATTTCCTTAGAACGCCCTCCCTGGAGTTCTCCATCCGCGTCACCTGCCTGGACGGCAGCCCCTCCATACTGGCCGAGAGGGCCATGTATTTCGATTACGGGGGGCCCATGGGCCGCAGCCAGGGGGGCCACAACATCGTCGGCTACTGAGAACGGGAACGGTCGGGCGCGCACGGAGCCGGGCAGCCGGTGGCGACCGTGAACGGAGTCACATGCTCGTCCGTGCTTTTCGGTTTACGGCTGCAGGGTCATCCCCCCGCCGTTGCCTGCTCGGACTAAAGCTCCAGGGGCTCCCGCATGGCGTCTCCGCGGTAGAGGCGCACCCCCCTATCCGCGATCATGCGCAGGAACTCGTCCGGGGGGTAGCAGGCTTCGGGGGCGGTGACCCCCTTCACCTCCACCCTGCCCCTTCCCAACAGCAGCACCCCCACCGCCGCTGGTATGCCGGTGAGGACGTCCATGTGGGCGGCGGCGCCGTAGGCGATGTGCGTCCAGCGCCCGTCTTTCTTCCCCGTGACGTCCACCCGGCAGGCGGAGCAGGTTTCCGGCGGCTTTCCTATGTTTTCCAGGTAGGGCAGGACGGCGTTGAAGGCGTTGCCCAAGATGTCCTTCTTTCGCACCGTGTCGGTGAGGCGCAATCTGACCAGGAGGTTGCTCAGGCCGACCAGGTAACCCTCCACCAGCCCCCCCTTCAGGGTCACGGTGCGCGCGTTGATGAAGCGCGGCATGGTGATGGGTTCCGGGTGGCCGGCGTGGAAGACGTCGATCTCCCCCACGGGCTCCGGGAAGCGCACCCTCTCCAGCCCAGAACCGGCAGGCACGCGGACGATGCGCCCGTCCATGAAGCTGGGTATCATGCCGGTCACGGCGTGCAGGTAATGCAGGGTCACCGCCTTCCCGGCCGTGTCCGACGCATGGCAACCCCAGGAAATCGCCACCTCGTCCACCTCGTCGAGCTCGTCCGCCGCCTTGCGGGCCAGTACGTTGGTGATGCCGGGGGTCCACCCCACTCCCGTGACCGCCGTGATCCCCGCCTCCCGCGCGGCGCCGTCCAGCGAGAGGGCTTCCTCCGCGGCGTCGTAGTCGTCGCAGATGCTCACGTAGCCGGTCCCCGCCTCGACGCAGGCACGGATCATCTTTGCCTCGTACTTGTAGAAAGGACCCACCGTCCCCAGGGCCACGTCGTAACCGCGCACCTGCTCCACCAGGTCCGCGTGCCGGTTGGCGTCCACCTGCACGGCCCGGCACTTATCCCCCAGCTCCCGGGCCAGCTTCTCCGCTTCCGCCAGGTTGTAGTCGGCGATGACCAGCTCCTCCACCTCCGGCTCCGCCGCCAGGTCCCTCACCGCGGTGCGCCCCATGGCCCCCGCTCCTCCCAGCGCGATCACCTTCATCTTCTCCCTCCTTCACTCGACACGCGGCTTATTCCCGCTACCATCCTTTCCGGCTCTCGTCCCGGCTCCCCTTCCGGTTCCCGCTCCGACTCTCGTCCCGGCTCCCCCTCTGGAATGTTCTCAACGCCCGCCATCTCCCCGGGGTCACGGCATTTCTTGCCTTTTATCCCCGCGTCCCTTCTCTTCCCCAGCCCTACCCCGAACCTCGCCGGTCTCCCGGGCGCAGGCCCTCAAAAAGGTTCTCCAGCACGACATGCAGGCTTTCCCGCAGGTCGAAGTCCTCGTTCTCCAGCCACTCCAGTTCCAGGCCTTCCGTTATCCCCAGGATGATCAGCGCCGCCCTGTCGGGATCGATGCCCGCGATCTCCCCATCCTCAAGGGCCCT
Proteins encoded in this window:
- a CDS encoding saccharopine dehydrogenase NADP-binding domain-containing protein; its protein translation is MKVIALGGAGAMGRTAVRDLAAEPEVEELVIADYNLAEAEKLARELGDKCRAVQVDANRHADLVEQVRGYDVALGTVGPFYKYEAKMIRACVEAGTGYVSICDDYDAAEEALSLDGAAREAGITAVTGVGWTPGITNVLARKAADELDEVDEVAISWGCHASDTAGKAVTLHYLHAVTGMIPSFMDGRIVRVPAGSGLERVRFPEPVGEIDVFHAGHPEPITMPRFINARTVTLKGGLVEGYLVGLSNLLVRLRLTDTVRKKDILGNAFNAVLPYLENIGKPPETCSACRVDVTGKKDGRWTHIAYGAAAHMDVLTGIPAAVGVLLLGRGRVEVKGVTAPEACYPPDEFLRMIADRGVRLYRGDAMREPLEL